The proteins below come from a single Halobacillus salinarum genomic window:
- a CDS encoding spore gernimation protein GerPD, protein MNHVVYNYGLHVGRIQVRGVTTSSVFLIGDNKTIRTNSFFDTPPESLIVGSFVPLEEEAAFEAVDEYE, encoded by the coding sequence ATGAACCACGTTGTTTATAATTACGGACTTCATGTAGGAAGAATTCAAGTGAGAGGTGTAACTACATCCTCTGTCTTTCTAATAGGCGATAACAAAACGATACGTACCAATTCTTTTTTTGATACGCCTCCTGAGTCTTTAATCGTTGGAAGCTTTGTTCCTCTTGAGGAGGAAGCAGCCTTCGAAGCTGTAGACGAATATGAGTGA
- a CDS encoding HNH endonuclease, translated as MEGECELCHRFSRKVTEHHLVPKQYGGVNEPTVMLCSDCHRQIHLIFTNIELAGFYHTTARLADHPDVKKFLHWIKKQDPGKSVPTKKSKRRS; from the coding sequence ATGGAGGGGGAATGTGAGTTATGCCATCGGTTTTCCCGCAAAGTAACCGAGCACCACTTAGTTCCGAAACAATACGGCGGTGTGAACGAGCCAACAGTCATGCTTTGCAGTGATTGTCACAGACAGATTCATTTAATATTTACCAATATTGAATTAGCTGGTTTTTATCATACCACTGCAAGGCTTGCGGACCATCCTGATGTGAAAAAGTTTCTTCACTGGATAAAAAAGCAGGATCCAGGAAAAAGTGTTCCTACGAAAAAATCCAAACGAAGATCATAA
- a CDS encoding DUF418 domain-containing protein yields MNMEVSPLTETDRLSWVDAARGLAILGIFMVNVPAFNAPYFMYGGEAVFWSSNVSHTVQAVIDIFFQASFYTLFSFMFGFGLQMMKDRVAEKGAKVIAVILRRLGVLTCFGIIHAFFIWHGDILLTYGILGFVLLAFFYASNRVLLSWAFGMLIVYIVPLTLLYYNARSRLGTINQFAISQAKQNYGQGTITDIWEQNLNDWLYSNAPSVIPFLACSLIPMFLFGMVIARKRWLHEPLNYMASIKKWWGITGVLFILFKAGPYLIGSPEWTQLLQDGIGGSASAVFYVLSITLLFQTRVGAKVIFPLTWVGRMSLSNYIFQSLLCFFLFYSVGLGWYAQVSPLESFLLVTAVYALQIFLSKQWLRKYKYGPLEWLWRSLTYNKKQPMKRKQTETSY; encoded by the coding sequence ATGAATATGGAAGTATCCCCGTTAACGGAAACGGACCGGTTAAGCTGGGTTGATGCCGCCAGAGGATTGGCCATCCTTGGCATCTTTATGGTGAACGTTCCAGCCTTCAATGCTCCTTATTTTATGTACGGTGGAGAGGCGGTGTTTTGGTCTTCAAACGTAAGCCATACCGTACAAGCTGTTATTGATATTTTTTTTCAGGCAAGTTTCTACACCCTATTTTCATTTATGTTTGGTTTTGGATTGCAGATGATGAAAGACCGCGTTGCTGAGAAAGGAGCAAAGGTCATAGCAGTCATTTTGCGCAGGTTAGGTGTCCTTACCTGTTTTGGTATTATCCATGCGTTCTTTATATGGCATGGTGATATATTATTAACATACGGAATATTAGGATTTGTGTTATTGGCTTTTTTCTACGCCAGCAATCGGGTGTTATTAAGCTGGGCTTTTGGAATGCTGATCGTATATATTGTTCCTTTGACCCTGCTTTATTACAATGCCCGCAGCCGGCTTGGAACGATAAATCAATTTGCAATTTCTCAGGCAAAACAAAATTATGGACAGGGAACGATAACTGACATTTGGGAACAGAACTTGAACGACTGGCTTTATTCCAACGCTCCATCGGTCATTCCTTTTTTGGCCTGCAGCCTTATCCCCATGTTTTTGTTTGGCATGGTGATTGCGAGAAAAAGATGGCTCCATGAACCTCTTAACTATATGGCCTCCATAAAAAAATGGTGGGGAATCACTGGTGTTCTCTTTATTCTTTTCAAAGCTGGCCCCTACTTGATCGGCAGTCCCGAATGGACGCAGCTTTTGCAGGACGGCATAGGGGGATCTGCATCAGCAGTTTTTTACGTGTTATCTATTACTTTATTATTCCAAACCCGTGTTGGTGCAAAGGTGATTTTTCCTTTGACATGGGTTGGGAGAATGTCCTTATCTAATTACATTTTTCAATCTCTTTTATGTTTTTTCCTATTTTACTCTGTGGGTTTGGGCTGGTATGCTCAAGTGTCTCCGCTGGAAAGTTTTCTTTTAGTAACTGCTGTTTATGCTCTTCAAATCTTCTTGAGCAAGCAATGGCTAAGAAAGTATAAGTACGGTCCGCTTGAATGGCTGTGGAGATCATTAACATATAATAAGAAGCAGCCGATGAAGCGCAAACAAACAGAAACATCCTATTAA
- a CDS encoding DUF2157 domain-containing protein: MYRDQIDKESRRWVEDSIITEEQRQKIIDRYEKKPARSFLLTFAAIFIGLGFLTFIASNWSAIPQLGRMGIIVLSMTLFYIMGHILFEKGSKNLGRSFLLIAMLIFGAGIFLTGQMYHYQAFSAFPFFIWSSASFCLYLVYQEKLFFISTVSIMTIGQIYSGIVFQSFDIWIGILFLFGIGMIAYRCKDDWLSLGFALSFSIQALVLVFSEEFPYYWLIVYFLVLYLTDDLVKGKGRYRIFNMVSVIALIVLNALQVFFLSSDYIFDSIEYSFFFFIVWAVLFVFAVIRSAMSPVNVYWIDLILFVPVFRFEFGDMLSLVLLFLYSLGWLVAGYKQEISRWVNKGTAAFLVTTLMAYFQLAWDFMSRSLFFFIGGVLLFLLSFLLERKRRNLIKGGTVE; encoded by the coding sequence TTGTATAGAGACCAAATAGATAAAGAAAGCAGACGGTGGGTTGAAGATTCCATTATCACAGAGGAACAAAGGCAAAAAATAATTGACAGATATGAAAAAAAGCCCGCTCGATCATTTCTGCTGACTTTTGCTGCCATTTTTATTGGACTTGGCTTTTTAACATTTATTGCTTCCAACTGGTCGGCTATTCCTCAACTCGGACGAATGGGGATTATCGTTCTTTCCATGACTTTATTTTATATCATGGGCCATATCCTTTTTGAAAAAGGGTCAAAGAACCTTGGCCGGAGTTTTTTATTGATTGCGATGCTCATTTTTGGTGCAGGCATTTTTCTGACAGGGCAAATGTATCATTACCAAGCATTTAGCGCTTTTCCTTTTTTTATTTGGTCGTCAGCATCTTTCTGTCTTTATTTGGTGTATCAAGAAAAACTGTTTTTTATTTCCACAGTCAGTATCATGACCATCGGCCAAATCTATAGCGGAATTGTATTTCAAAGCTTCGACATCTGGATTGGGATATTGTTTCTTTTTGGAATAGGTATGATTGCGTATCGATGTAAAGACGATTGGCTGTCTTTAGGGTTTGCCTTAAGTTTTTCTATACAAGCACTTGTCCTCGTCTTTAGTGAAGAGTTTCCTTATTATTGGCTGATCGTTTATTTTCTTGTTCTTTATTTAACTGATGATTTGGTAAAGGGAAAAGGCAGATATCGCATCTTTAACATGGTCAGTGTCATTGCCTTAATTGTGTTGAATGCCTTACAGGTCTTCTTTTTATCCAGTGATTATATATTTGACAGCATTGAATATTCCTTTTTCTTTTTTATCGTTTGGGCAGTGTTATTTGTTTTTGCTGTCATTAGATCGGCGATGAGCCCCGTGAATGTGTATTGGATTGACTTGATTTTATTTGTCCCTGTCTTTCGGTTTGAATTTGGCGATATGCTGTCTTTAGTGCTCTTGTTTCTTTATTCTCTAGGGTGGCTTGTGGCAGGATACAAACAAGAAATCAGCCGCTGGGTAAATAAAGGAACAGCTGCTTTTCTTGTAACCACGCTAATGGCTTATTTTCAGCTGGCCTGGGATTTCATGAGCCGGTCGCTGTTCTTTTTTATCGGAGGCGTCCTGTTATTCCTGCTGAGTTTTCTTCTTGAAAGGAAAAGAAGGAATTTAATTAAAGGAGGCACCGTGGAATGA
- a CDS encoding spore germination protein encodes MPSLVGAVSINSVGGGVVNFGDGFYLSPKSTSKTSAGSGALNTGNFICTNNGLSSTNPIDPDVNDQNVTANA; translated from the coding sequence ATGCCATCTCTTGTAGGTGCGGTCAGTATAAACAGTGTAGGAGGAGGCGTTGTCAACTTCGGGGATGGATTTTATTTGTCACCCAAGAGTACTTCGAAGACAAGTGCCGGTTCAGGTGCGCTTAATACCGGGAACTTTATATGTACAAATAACGGGCTTAGTTCAACGAATCCGATTGACCCGGATGTTAACGATCAAAATGTTACTGCAAACGCATAA
- the addA gene encoding helicase-exonuclease AddAB subunit AddA → MVSWTKEQERAIYSHGSDILVAAAAGSGKTAVLVERIIQKLLHETDPADIDSLLVVTFTNAAAQEMRNRVGQALSEALEQNPHSRHLKKQLSLLQNASISTLHSFCMDVVRKNAYLLDLDPGFRIADDIEADLIQQEVMEELFEDWYGKDGEARERFFDVVDRFSSDRSDLDVEKLVLELYTFASQNPWPEAWLDRTVKMYDASDFNREEELPWLHLLKREVHSQFKAIEAEMTEFREMTRMPDGPSAYGINAEEDFELLQQAKGALEISWDELQRFIKDSKFSALSRKKMDCDEGKKEAAKKTRDRYKKRWTDIKEAWFTRPLAQYLEDMQRLHPVMEQVSFIVKDFKERYQQLKKEKAIVDFSDLEHYCLHLLLDETSTPDTPIPSEIARSYHAQYSEVLIDEYQDTNLVQETLLRLLTYGEQSGKLFMVGDVKQSIYRFRHAEPSLFLNKYKQFAENPDIGERIDLARNFRSRKQVLDAANYIFRQVLDEEVGEMEYEPEAELIYSNRVYDELTSADAEAELLIIDREAVDNEEPNTQDEDYRDLEKAQLEARAYGDLIRQWLGHKDEAPLEVVDKESNHKRTIQYRDIVILMRSMTWAPMIVDELKQQGIPVYAELSTGYFEAIEVKVMLNLLKIIDNPKQDIPLASVLRSPIVGLDEEELTQLRLTDKRASFYEAVTHYTGTEELENKVRNFINLLNGFREKARQGALSELIWQIYRATGYYDFVGGMPGGRQRQANLRALYDRARSYETTSFRGLFRFLRFIERMEERGDDLGAARALGEQEDVVRIMTIHKSKGLEFPVVILGAIDKQFNMMDLKERYLLHKDYGIGTRYIDPEKRIMFPTLAYQAIKQVKKRELLAEEMRVLYVALTRAKEKLVMVGNVPSFEKKQEKWRGFADWPNWVLPPHDRLEATSYLDWVGPALVRHSHAGSLRGDVEVRTKEEVITDASEWKIRIAHGQEYAALTEMEKVRDEELKEAVNHWEKVTTQENHSEIIQRLNYQYPYRQAAFSRAKQTVTEIKRQREAKDEYSSDQLLVPYQAPIIKRPRFMQEQMQLTAAEKGSALHAVMQHIPFTHAYSNQEVEEFVEHLVLKEILRREEADVINTEAVAAFFQSSVGKLAIEAAFVEREVPFSLVLPAQDVYSEWEEEASKEQVFIQGVIDALIPYQDGWLLLDYKTDKLAGTSVDADELSARYRTQVGLYATALEKIWKEPVQRACLYFFDGPFIVEVEHNGGGM, encoded by the coding sequence ATGGTCAGTTGGACAAAAGAGCAAGAACGGGCGATTTATTCCCACGGTTCAGATATATTAGTCGCTGCCGCTGCCGGGTCCGGAAAAACAGCCGTTCTTGTAGAACGAATTATTCAAAAACTGCTGCACGAGACAGATCCAGCTGATATTGATTCTTTACTGGTGGTAACCTTCACGAATGCAGCAGCACAGGAAATGCGAAATCGAGTTGGACAAGCGTTGAGCGAAGCTTTGGAGCAAAATCCTCATTCCCGGCATTTAAAAAAACAATTATCCTTACTGCAAAACGCTTCGATCTCTACCCTGCATTCCTTTTGTATGGATGTAGTCAGGAAAAATGCCTATTTGCTTGATCTTGATCCCGGATTCAGGATTGCTGACGATATTGAAGCTGATCTTATTCAGCAAGAGGTCATGGAAGAACTCTTTGAAGATTGGTATGGAAAAGACGGCGAAGCAAGAGAGCGGTTTTTTGATGTTGTGGACCGCTTCTCAAGTGATCGAAGTGATCTGGATGTTGAGAAATTAGTGCTGGAGCTTTACACGTTCGCCAGTCAAAATCCATGGCCGGAAGCCTGGCTTGATCGGACCGTAAAAATGTATGATGCATCAGATTTTAATAGAGAGGAAGAATTACCATGGCTGCATCTGTTAAAAAGGGAAGTGCACAGTCAGTTTAAAGCAATCGAAGCTGAAATGACAGAGTTTCGGGAAATGACACGTATGCCGGACGGTCCCTCTGCCTATGGAATCAATGCTGAGGAGGATTTTGAACTGCTCCAGCAGGCAAAAGGTGCGCTCGAAATTTCCTGGGACGAGTTACAACGGTTTATAAAAGACAGTAAGTTTAGTGCACTATCAAGGAAGAAGATGGATTGTGATGAAGGTAAGAAAGAAGCAGCTAAAAAAACACGTGATCGTTATAAAAAACGTTGGACAGATATAAAGGAAGCCTGGTTTACGAGACCGCTGGCCCAATATTTGGAAGATATGCAGCGGCTGCATCCCGTAATGGAACAAGTATCCTTCATTGTAAAAGATTTCAAAGAAAGATATCAGCAGCTCAAGAAGGAAAAGGCGATCGTTGACTTTTCGGACTTGGAACATTACTGTCTGCATTTATTACTTGATGAAACGTCTACACCCGATACTCCTATCCCATCAGAGATTGCACGGAGTTATCATGCTCAGTATTCCGAAGTTCTGATCGACGAATACCAGGATACAAACCTCGTTCAGGAAACATTGCTGCGGTTGCTTACTTATGGAGAACAGTCCGGTAAGTTATTTATGGTGGGAGATGTAAAACAAAGCATTTATCGTTTTCGCCATGCCGAGCCTTCCTTATTTCTTAATAAGTATAAACAGTTTGCTGAAAATCCTGACATTGGAGAACGTATTGATCTAGCGAGAAATTTTAGAAGCCGAAAACAGGTGCTTGATGCCGCCAATTATATTTTTAGACAAGTACTTGATGAGGAAGTAGGAGAGATGGAATACGAACCAGAAGCAGAACTTATTTACAGCAACCGTGTTTATGATGAACTAACTTCTGCTGATGCTGAGGCGGAACTGCTTATTATCGACAGGGAAGCGGTAGACAATGAGGAGCCAAACACGCAGGATGAAGATTATCGCGATCTTGAAAAGGCCCAATTGGAGGCACGGGCTTATGGAGATTTAATCCGTCAATGGCTTGGACATAAAGATGAAGCTCCGCTGGAAGTGGTGGATAAAGAATCAAACCATAAAAGAACCATCCAGTATCGAGACATCGTGATCTTGATGAGGTCGATGACGTGGGCGCCTATGATTGTGGATGAGTTAAAACAGCAAGGCATTCCAGTTTATGCAGAACTATCGACAGGGTATTTTGAAGCGATTGAAGTGAAAGTCATGCTCAATCTACTGAAAATTATCGACAACCCTAAACAGGACATCCCTTTAGCATCTGTTCTACGCTCTCCGATTGTAGGGCTAGACGAGGAAGAACTCACGCAGCTTCGTCTTACGGATAAGAGAGCAAGCTTCTATGAGGCAGTAACTCATTATACTGGAACAGAAGAGCTTGAAAACAAAGTGAGAAATTTCATAAACCTTCTCAATGGTTTTCGTGAAAAAGCGCGTCAAGGAGCCTTATCTGAACTCATCTGGCAGATTTACCGGGCTACAGGGTATTACGATTTTGTCGGAGGTATGCCAGGGGGGAGACAGCGGCAAGCGAACCTTAGAGCGTTATACGACCGGGCCCGTTCATATGAAACTACATCATTCAGAGGCTTGTTCCGGTTTCTAAGATTCATCGAAAGAATGGAAGAACGAGGGGACGATTTGGGAGCAGCACGCGCCCTGGGAGAACAGGAGGATGTGGTCAGGATTATGACAATCCATAAAAGTAAAGGCCTGGAGTTTCCTGTGGTCATCCTGGGTGCCATCGATAAGCAGTTCAATATGATGGATTTAAAAGAACGTTATCTCCTTCATAAAGATTACGGGATTGGAACACGCTACATTGATCCGGAAAAACGCATCATGTTTCCTACCCTGGCTTATCAGGCTATTAAACAAGTGAAGAAAAGAGAACTATTAGCTGAAGAAATGCGTGTCTTATATGTGGCCTTAACGAGGGCTAAGGAGAAACTCGTTATGGTAGGCAATGTGCCTTCATTTGAAAAGAAGCAGGAGAAATGGCGAGGTTTCGCGGACTGGCCGAATTGGGTTCTTCCTCCGCATGACCGCTTAGAAGCAACTTCCTATTTGGATTGGGTCGGTCCTGCGTTAGTCAGGCATTCTCACGCCGGCAGCTTACGAGGCGATGTAGAGGTCCGGACGAAAGAGGAGGTTATCACTGATGCATCGGAATGGAAGATAAGAATCGCTCATGGTCAAGAGTATGCTGCCCTTACTGAAATGGAAAAGGTGCGGGATGAAGAACTGAAAGAGGCAGTAAATCATTGGGAAAAGGTAACAACTCAGGAGAATCATTCAGAAATTATCCAGCGTTTGAATTATCAATACCCTTATCGACAAGCGGCTTTTTCTCGTGCCAAGCAAACGGTGACGGAAATTAAAAGGCAGCGTGAGGCGAAAGATGAGTATTCAAGTGATCAGCTGCTAGTTCCCTATCAGGCCCCTATTATCAAAAGGCCAAGGTTTATGCAGGAGCAGATGCAACTGACCGCTGCTGAAAAGGGGAGCGCTCTGCATGCAGTCATGCAGCACATTCCTTTTACTCATGCCTATTCTAATCAGGAAGTAGAAGAATTTGTAGAACACCTGGTATTAAAGGAGATACTAAGAAGGGAAGAAGCGGATGTAATTAATACGGAAGCGGTTGCTGCTTTCTTTCAATCTTCCGTAGGTAAACTGGCAATTGAAGCTGCCTTCGTAGAAAGGGAGGTGCCTTTCAGCCTTGTCCTGCCTGCTCAAGACGTGTATTCGGAATGGGAGGAGGAAGCCAGCAAAGAACAAGTATTTATTCAAGGAGTTATCGATGCGCTGATTCCTTACCAGGACGGATGGCTGCTGCTTGACTACAAAACAGATAAACTCGCGGGTACCTCAGTAGATGCTGATGAGTTAAGTGCGCGTTACCGTACCCAAGTAGGTCTATACGCTACAGCTCTGGAAAAGATTTGGAAAGAACCTGTTCAGCGGGCTTGTTTATACTTCTTTGACGGACCGTTTATTGTGGAGGTGGAACATAATGGAGGGGGAATGTGA
- a CDS encoding GDYXXLXY domain-containing protein translates to MKKIVFYVFVGLQVLFLVLMCVSYYAMDSFGTTIKLKTTPIDPRDPFYGDFVSLGYQVEQIPEKYWEGNKEANRGEQVDLLLKKDKSGVYRLKKASNRKLEASTKDQIVIKAKYEGHNSFAGEYRVSLGLDRYYVEEGMATQIQPNEERVVEIVIAPWGQKKIASLSEEK, encoded by the coding sequence ATGAAAAAAATAGTCTTTTATGTATTTGTAGGGTTACAAGTGCTGTTTTTAGTTCTTATGTGTGTTTCTTATTATGCGATGGATTCTTTTGGGACAACGATTAAGCTGAAGACGACTCCTATTGATCCAAGAGATCCTTTTTATGGAGACTTTGTTTCATTAGGCTATCAAGTGGAACAAATTCCTGAAAAATATTGGGAAGGAAATAAAGAAGCAAACCGCGGCGAGCAGGTGGATTTGCTTTTAAAAAAGGATAAATCAGGTGTGTATCGGCTCAAGAAAGCTTCTAATCGGAAGCTCGAAGCTTCCACGAAGGACCAAATAGTAATCAAAGCTAAATATGAAGGACATAATTCCTTTGCCGGGGAATACCGTGTTTCTCTAGGACTGGATCGTTACTATGTAGAAGAAGGCATGGCCACGCAAATTCAGCCTAACGAGGAAAGGGTAGTGGAAATTGTCATAGCACCGTGGGGACAGAAAAAAATAGCTTCCCTTTCAGAAGAAAAATAA
- a CDS encoding spore germination protein — MPAKVGAVKVVAISSSSIFNIGDVYNMSPSAMVKTFAGGGSFNTGNGIRINLNNSTTYVNDNEAIDQSFINS, encoded by the coding sequence ATGCCAGCAAAAGTAGGAGCAGTAAAAGTTGTAGCCATCTCCTCTTCCAGCATTTTTAACATAGGGGATGTATATAACATGTCCCCTTCTGCAATGGTTAAGACATTTGCTGGTGGCGGCTCCTTTAATACAGGGAACGGCATAAGGATAAATCTGAATAATTCCACTACGTATGTCAATGACAATGAAGCAATTGACCAGTCCTTTATTAATTCTTAG
- the gerPC gene encoding spore germination protein GerPC, translating to MSYYQPWQAWFQQMMQYMQKQQEMIDQLTDKVEQLQSNEKPQTVIEKIEYHFDQLKIETLEGTLQIGLTPNGSDYSELGELYSNNHTAQAPIQHTLQDYMTTDIPQWMDRYVKDHDVSISDTHKEQIINDVRKQLPQRVQHYQQEYPDLDETTMLHRIQEEVRHSLGQYLNSYEGDGK from the coding sequence TTGAGCTACTATCAGCCATGGCAGGCGTGGTTTCAGCAGATGATGCAATATATGCAGAAACAACAGGAAATGATTGATCAGCTCACCGATAAGGTTGAACAGCTTCAATCAAACGAAAAGCCGCAGACCGTCATTGAAAAAATTGAATATCATTTTGATCAGCTTAAAATTGAAACGTTGGAAGGTACCTTGCAAATTGGCTTAACCCCTAATGGTTCGGATTATTCCGAGCTTGGTGAATTGTATTCTAACAACCACACTGCTCAAGCACCGATACAGCATACCCTGCAGGATTATATGACGACTGACATTCCTCAATGGATGGACCGTTACGTAAAGGACCATGATGTTTCAATCAGTGACACACATAAGGAACAAATAATAAATGATGTGAGGAAGCAGCTTCCTCAAAGAGTCCAGCATTATCAACAGGAATATCCTGATTTAGATGAAACCACCATGCTTCACCGTATCCAAGAAGAGGTCAGGCATTCCCTCGGGCAATATTTGAATTCTTATGAAGGAGATGGAAAGTGA
- a CDS encoding spore germination protein GerPB, which yields MSLTVHQSICIHVLRIGTIANSSIVQIGSSGVIQGKADLYNTGEYTKPGEEAEPVAGEVSIPEQEALPLVPLSLS from the coding sequence ATGAGTCTGACCGTCCATCAATCGATTTGCATTCATGTGTTAAGAATAGGAACCATTGCCAATTCATCTATAGTCCAAATAGGAAGCTCCGGTGTAATACAAGGGAAAGCCGACCTTTATAATACAGGGGAATACACCAAGCCGGGGGAAGAAGCAGAGCCTGTTGCAGGTGAAGTGAGTATTCCAGAGCAGGAAGCTCTTCCGCTTGTCCCACTTTCTTTGTCCTAG